A region from the Triticum urartu cultivar G1812 chromosome 1, Tu2.1, whole genome shotgun sequence genome encodes:
- the LOC125519902 gene encoding cysteine-rich receptor-like protein kinase 10, translating to MATSPRAMRSLSPLYSLLLLIGAANAAADTLVHTECPSDTNYTRGGVFQGNLDALLSFLPAAASAASGFAENATGAAPDEAYGLAQCRADVSASDCRTCLDASAQDAASKCPGQKTSMLIYDNCLLRYSNASFFGAADTSPVARLCNTGNVTQPELFRTQLGALMSNLTRRAAYSSPRMFAAGAADFTSFTKVYGMAQCTRDLAGDDCYQCLTGAVSSIPTTCDGKQGGQIISRSCSIRYEVNLFYNAQAAEAAMSPPPPAVNGSDQSGPAGRAGNDDATAKIALFVSIPVAVVLLVMLTVALYLCKRKNKKPHEHVRISSSEGGDGTDMGNSESLLYDLGTLRAATDNFSEENKLGEGGFGPVYKGILRDGQEIAVKRLSKTSQQGLVEMRNEVVLVAKLQHKNLVRLLGCCIQEEEMLLVYEFLPNRSLDKILFDPARRRELTWGHRFRIIQGIGRGLLYLHEDSRLTIIHRDLKASNILLDPDMNPKISDFGLAKLFSVDASVGNTSHIAGTYGYMAPEYALHGIFSAKSDVYSYGVLVLEIIAGRRNNFAQYPGTNGEDLLTTVWRHWSRGSVSGLLDGCSADGLQPTEMLRCVHVGLLCVQEDAHLRPGMAAVVVMLNSRSITLPVPTPPAYVVSGRAGALGRSTTREAQAPTGAVRGPYVNDASVSGLEAR from the exons ATGGCGACCTCCCCACGAGCCATGCGTAGCCTGAGCCCCCTGTACTCTCTCCTCCTCCTTATCGGCGCAGCCAACGCCGCCGCGGACACTTTGGTGCACACCGAGTGCCCGAGCGACACAAACTACACCCGCGGCGGCGTCTTCCAGGGCAACCTCGACGCCCTCCTCTCCTTCCTCCCCGCCGCCGCGTCGGCCGCGTCCGGGTTCGCCGAGAACGCCACCGGCGCAGCGCCTGACGAGGCGTACGGGCTCGCGCAGTGCCGCGCCGACGTGAGCGCATCCGACTGTCGCACGTGCCTTGACGCCTCCGCGCAGGACGCGGCCAGCAAGTGCCCCGGCCAGAAAACGTCCATGCTCATCTACGACAACTGCCTCCTGCGCTACTCGAACGCAAGCTTCTTCGGCGCCGCCGACACGTCGCCGGTGGCCCGCCTCTGCAACACGGGGAACGTGACGCAGCCCGAGCTGTTCAGGACGCAGCTGGGCGCGCTGATGAGCAACCTCACCCGCAGGGCGGCGTACTCGTCCCCGCGGATGTTCGCGGCCGGCGCGGCCGACTTTACGTCCTTCACGAAGGTCTACGGCATGGCCCAGTGCACGCGCGACCTTGCCGGCGACGACTGCTACCAATGCCTCACCGGAGCCGTCTCGTCCATCCCGACCACCTGCGACGGGAAGCAGGGAGGGCAGATCATCTCCCGGAGCTGCTCTATCCGGTACGAGGTGAACCTTTTCTACAACGCCCAGGCCGCCGAGGCGGCGATGTCTCCGCCACCGCCAGCAGTAAACGGCAGCGACCAGTCCGGCCCTGCAGGACGCGCCG GAAACGACGACGCCACGGCCAAGATAGCTCTGTTCGTCTCCATTCCTGTTGCTGTGGTGCTGTTGGTGATGTTGACGGTTGCTTTGTATCTCTgcaagaggaagaacaagaaacCACACGAACATGTGCGGATATCCAGCTCCG AGGGTGGGGATGGAACAGACATGGGAAACTCAGAGTCTCTGCTGTACGATCTGGGCACTCTAAGAGCTGCCACTGACAACTTCTCTGAAGAAAATAAGCTCGGGGAAGGCGGGTTCGGGCCGGTCTACAAA GGCATTCTGCGGGACGGGCAGGAGATCGCGGTGAAGAGGCTGTCCAAGACCTCCCAGCAAGGGCTCGTGGAGATGAGGAACGAGGTCGTGCTGGTGGCCAAGCTCCAGCACAAGAATCTGGTGCGCTTGCTCGGCTGCTGCATCCAGGAGGAGGAGATGCTCCTCGTCTACGAGTTCCTTCCCAACAGAAGCCTCGACAAGATTCTATTCG ATCCTGCGAGGCGCCGAGAGCTTACCTGGGGGCACAGGTTCAGGATCATCCAGGGGATCGGGCGAGGCCTTCTTTACCTCCACGAAGATTCGAGGCTGACCATCATCCACCGCGACCTCAAGGCGAGCAACATCCTGCTAGACCCCGACATGAACCCCAAGATCTCCGACTTCGGCCTCGCCAAGCTATTCAGCGTGGATGCCAGCGTCGGGAACACCAGCCACATCGCCGGAACCTA CGGCTACATGGCGCCGGAGTACGCTCTGCACGGCATCTTCTCGGCCAAATCGGACGTGTACAGCTACGGCGTCCTTGTACTGGAGATCATCGCGGGTCGCCGCAACAATTTCGCCCAATATCCGGGCACTAACGGCGAAGATCTTCTGACCACG GTCTGGAGGCACTGGAGCCGTGGGAGCGTGTCGGGGTTGCTCGACGGCTGCTCGGCCGACGGGCTCCAGCCGACGGAGATGCTGCGGTGCGTCCACGTGGGGCTGCTCTGCGTCCAGGAGGACGCGCACCTCCGGCCAGGCATGGCGGCGGTCGTCGTCATGCTCAACAGCCGCTCGATTACGCTCCctgtgccgacgccgccggcCTATGTCGTTTCCGGCCGCGCGGGTGCGTTGGGGAGGAGCACGACGCGCGAGGCACAGGCTCCGACGGGAGCTGTTCGTGGGCCTTATGTCAACGACGCCTCCGTTTCTGGCCTGGAGGCCCGGTGA